In a single window of the Nitrospira sp. MA-1 genome:
- a CDS encoding VOC family protein gives MRVKKLLHTRMRVSDMEQTLGFYRDVLGLEVVEQKVSPRGSHLAFLAVPNSEELIELCSFPSSGAVKVQEDLVHLAFEVEDLEQTIQELQVKGVPITDGPTRSSSGSRFIFIDAPDGYEIELIERPAGVAIV, from the coding sequence ATGCGGGTAAAAAAACTGTTGCATACGCGAATGCGGGTGAGTGACATGGAGCAGACGCTGGGCTTTTATCGAGACGTCCTAGGACTGGAAGTTGTGGAGCAGAAGGTGTCGCCACGGGGATCGCATCTGGCATTTTTGGCTGTCCCCAATAGCGAGGAACTGATTGAGTTGTGCAGTTTTCCGAGTAGCGGGGCTGTTAAGGTTCAGGAGGATCTTGTGCATTTGGCCTTTGAGGTAGAGGATTTGGAACAGACGATTCAGGAACTCCAAGTTAAGGGTGTCCCGATCACGGATGGCCCCACTCGATCCTCATCCGGCAGCCGGTTTATTTTTATCGATGCGCCGGATGGCTATGAAATTGAGTTGATAGAACGACCAGCGGGAGTTGCCATCGTCTGA
- the uvrC gene encoding excinuclease ABC subunit UvrC, which yields MMNADTHTPQVLSDQPGRLSGILNNLPKQPGVYLFKDRRGDIIYIGKAAVLSDRVRSYFQHGADLTPKSRVLYSQIADLETIITHSEFEALLLESNLIKRHRPRFNVVLRDDKQYPYLRLPILDDFPRLSIVRRVKQDKALYFGPYVPTGAMRDTLKVIRKVFPLATCKIDINGTAERACLEFEIKRCMAPCTGNQTKEDYHQIVKQVRWFLEGRDTELLESLRSGMQEAAEREEYEEAARLRDQIGNIERMLAKQRVAQITAREQDIMGLARLGGAADVQILFVRGGLLIGRRDFFWSDAHGVTDEELVRSTLEQFYAKSVLPPKEILLPVGFDDLSLIQRWLSEKKEKTVRVLVPERGAKYDLLQLAQENAAVALKEHLRVQSESSEAVEELQTILGVPQIPARIECFDISNTMGTHSVASMVVWDQGRMKKSDYRRFRIKTVEGANDFASMHEVVKRRYGGSLATKPGKTLPEPNLVVIDGGAGQLAAAMEAMAEVGLSHVSICGLAKAKGEKDERIFLPGHKTPIILPLKSPATRLVQTIRDEAHRFAITFHRKLRGDAMIPIQPLHATKTSKVRS from the coding sequence ATGATGAATGCAGACACACATACTCCTCAGGTCCTCTCTGACCAACCAGGTCGCTTGAGCGGAATATTAAATAATCTTCCCAAGCAACCAGGGGTCTATCTCTTTAAGGATCGTCGGGGCGACATTATCTATATTGGAAAAGCCGCCGTGTTATCGGACCGGGTGCGATCGTATTTTCAGCATGGGGCCGATCTGACACCTAAAAGCCGGGTGTTGTATTCGCAGATCGCGGATTTGGAAACCATCATCACTCACTCGGAATTCGAAGCCCTTCTGTTAGAAAGCAATCTGATCAAGCGTCATCGTCCCCGGTTCAATGTGGTCCTTCGGGATGATAAACAATATCCCTATCTCCGGTTGCCGATTCTGGACGATTTCCCGAGGCTGTCTATCGTCCGCCGGGTCAAACAGGACAAGGCGTTATATTTCGGCCCGTATGTTCCTACAGGGGCCATGCGTGACACGCTGAAAGTGATTCGCAAGGTGTTCCCCCTGGCCACCTGCAAAATCGACATAAATGGGACCGCTGAGCGGGCCTGCCTGGAATTTGAAATCAAGCGATGCATGGCCCCCTGCACGGGAAATCAGACGAAGGAGGACTATCATCAGATTGTGAAGCAGGTACGTTGGTTTTTAGAGGGACGGGACACCGAATTACTTGAGTCATTGCGGTCAGGCATGCAGGAAGCGGCAGAGCGGGAAGAGTATGAAGAAGCCGCGCGTCTACGTGATCAGATAGGGAACATTGAACGGATGTTGGCCAAACAACGGGTGGCGCAAATCACTGCACGGGAGCAGGATATCATGGGGTTGGCTAGACTTGGTGGAGCAGCGGATGTGCAGATACTGTTTGTGCGAGGCGGCTTGTTAATCGGCCGTCGGGATTTCTTCTGGTCCGACGCTCACGGCGTCACTGATGAAGAACTGGTACGGTCGACGCTTGAACAGTTTTATGCCAAATCCGTCCTTCCCCCCAAAGAAATTTTACTTCCCGTGGGTTTTGATGATCTATCGCTAATCCAGCGCTGGTTGTCCGAGAAAAAAGAGAAAACCGTTCGCGTCCTAGTTCCGGAACGGGGAGCGAAATATGATTTGCTCCAACTCGCACAGGAAAATGCCGCAGTGGCTCTCAAGGAACATCTTCGGGTGCAATCCGAATCCAGTGAAGCGGTGGAAGAGCTTCAGACGATCCTGGGGGTACCACAGATTCCAGCTCGCATTGAATGTTTTGATATTTCCAATACCATGGGAACCCATTCAGTCGCCTCCATGGTGGTCTGGGATCAAGGCAGGATGAAGAAGTCCGACTATCGGCGATTTCGCATTAAAACGGTAGAAGGCGCCAACGACTTCGCCAGTATGCATGAAGTGGTGAAACGCCGATACGGCGGATCGTTGGCTACCAAGCCAGGAAAAACGTTGCCGGAGCCCAACCTGGTCGTGATTGATGGTGGAGCCGGACAATTGGCCGCGGCCATGGAAGCCATGGCGGAAGTTGGGCTTTCGCATGTCTCCATCTGCGGCCTCGCTAAAGCGAAGGGTGAAAAAGACGAACGGATTTTTTTGCCAGGTCACAAGACTCCCATTATCCTGCCCCTCAAATCCCCCGCCACGCGGCTGGTCCAAACCATCCGGGATGAAGCGCATAGGTTTGCGATCACCTTTCACCGCAAATTGCGTGGCGACGCGATGATTCCCATTCAACCCCTGCATGCCACAAAAACTTCAAAAGTGAGATCCTAA
- the leuS gene encoding leucine--tRNA ligase, with translation MAHTYDHQTVEAKWQAYWDHSGTFQVQEDSDKPKYYCLEMFPYPSGRIHMGHVRVYAIGDVVARYKTMRGYNVLHPMGWDAFGLPAENAAIEKGVHPNVWTQENVAYMKRQLQRMGLSYDWDREVNTSQPEYYRWNQWIFVKMVERGLAYRKRSAVNWCLSCETVLANEQVLEKEGKDGGVCWRCESVVIQKELEQWFFRITSYAQELLDGCERLATWPTRVLAMQRHWIGRSEGVELDFPLAETVAGLQAIRVFTTRPDTIYGATFMSLAPESPLVEQLITGRPEAAGVREFVTRVSRVDKATRTAADREKEGVFTGAYAINPFTKERIPIWVANFVLYEYGTGAIMAVPAHDQRDFEFAQTYHIPIRLVIQDPEGKLASETLEAAYVEQDDAGLLVNSGNFSSLSVSQAKQAIGEYVETQGWGKRTINFRLRDWGISRQRYWGTPIPMLYCDRCGIVPVPEGDLPVLLPDDVPFTGKGGSPLKESPSFAQATCPTCGGPARRETDTMDTFVDSSWYFLRYCSPKDTTQAVNPQAAQHWMAVDQYVGGIEHAVLHLLYARFFTKVLRDLGLTTADEPFTHLLTQGMVTKDTYWCEEHRWLLPTEIKKNGEQRVCIHCGQAIVTGRTEKMSKSKKNIASPEDLCDRYGADTARMFSLFAAPPEKDLEWSDTGVEGCYRFLNRVWRLVQDLLPVVNGAASNQGSGESVLLPQLQRATHQTIKKVTEDLERGFQFNTAIAALMEFVNELYKFWKEHPGETLTPAERAEWRTTMETLVMLLAPFAPHVTEELWEMLGKRPGMSRQAWPKFDPVLVASAEWTIPLQVNGKLRSKIVVPAGSTKEQIITGAQADPKLVEWLQGKVARKIIYVEQKLVNFVI, from the coding sequence ATGGCACATACCTACGATCATCAGACCGTTGAAGCAAAGTGGCAGGCATATTGGGATCACTCCGGGACTTTTCAAGTTCAGGAAGATTCGGATAAGCCCAAATATTATTGCTTGGAGATGTTTCCTTATCCCTCTGGTCGCATTCATATGGGCCATGTGCGTGTGTATGCCATCGGGGATGTCGTGGCTCGCTATAAGACAATGCGTGGATATAACGTGTTGCACCCAATGGGGTGGGATGCATTCGGGTTGCCGGCCGAAAATGCCGCGATTGAGAAAGGGGTGCACCCCAACGTCTGGACTCAAGAGAATGTGGCCTATATGAAAAGGCAACTCCAACGTATGGGTCTGTCCTATGATTGGGATCGGGAGGTGAACACCTCCCAGCCTGAGTATTACCGCTGGAATCAATGGATCTTTGTGAAAATGGTTGAGCGTGGATTGGCGTATCGGAAACGCTCGGCAGTGAATTGGTGTCTTTCTTGTGAAACGGTCTTGGCGAATGAGCAGGTCCTGGAGAAAGAAGGAAAAGACGGGGGCGTGTGCTGGCGATGCGAGTCGGTCGTCATTCAAAAAGAATTGGAGCAGTGGTTTTTCCGGATTACGTCCTATGCTCAGGAATTATTGGATGGCTGTGAGCGGTTAGCGACCTGGCCTACTCGTGTGCTGGCCATGCAGCGGCATTGGATTGGGCGGAGCGAAGGGGTGGAGCTGGATTTTCCCTTAGCGGAGACCGTAGCCGGGCTACAGGCGATCCGGGTGTTTACCACGAGACCGGATACAATTTATGGCGCCACCTTCATGAGTCTGGCCCCGGAATCGCCCCTGGTCGAACAATTGATAACCGGGAGACCTGAGGCCGCAGGAGTGCGAGAGTTTGTGACTCGTGTGTCTCGCGTGGATAAAGCGACCCGTACGGCTGCTGATCGGGAGAAAGAAGGGGTGTTTACCGGCGCCTACGCCATCAATCCGTTTACCAAGGAACGCATTCCGATTTGGGTGGCGAATTTTGTGTTGTATGAATATGGCACGGGGGCGATTATGGCTGTTCCCGCGCATGACCAGCGAGATTTTGAATTCGCACAAACCTATCACATCCCGATTCGGCTGGTAATCCAAGACCCGGAAGGCAAGTTGGCCTCTGAAACCCTGGAGGCCGCCTATGTAGAACAGGATGACGCAGGCCTTTTGGTGAATTCAGGGAATTTTTCCAGCTTGTCCGTGTCGCAAGCCAAACAGGCCATCGGCGAATATGTGGAAACACAGGGATGGGGGAAACGAACCATCAATTTTCGGTTAAGAGATTGGGGGATCTCCAGACAACGCTATTGGGGCACGCCCATTCCGATGCTGTATTGTGATCGGTGTGGCATTGTTCCGGTCCCTGAAGGCGACTTGCCGGTGCTGTTGCCTGACGATGTGCCGTTCACGGGGAAGGGTGGGTCTCCACTTAAGGAATCTCCTTCGTTTGCACAAGCCACCTGTCCCACATGTGGCGGTCCGGCACGCCGTGAAACCGATACCATGGATACCTTTGTGGATTCGTCATGGTATTTCCTTCGCTATTGCTCGCCTAAAGACACCACACAAGCGGTGAATCCCCAGGCCGCACAACATTGGATGGCAGTGGACCAATATGTCGGTGGAATCGAGCATGCCGTGTTGCATCTGTTGTATGCACGCTTCTTTACCAAGGTTTTACGTGACCTGGGTCTCACGACGGCTGATGAACCCTTCACCCATTTGCTTACGCAAGGCATGGTGACCAAGGATACCTATTGGTGTGAAGAGCATCGATGGCTGCTTCCCACTGAAATCAAAAAAAATGGTGAACAGCGCGTCTGTATTCACTGTGGTCAGGCCATTGTGACAGGCCGCACTGAGAAAATGTCCAAGTCTAAAAAGAATATTGCCTCCCCTGAGGACTTGTGTGACCGATATGGGGCGGACACGGCCAGAATGTTTTCCTTATTTGCCGCACCACCGGAAAAAGATTTGGAATGGAGCGATACGGGAGTGGAAGGATGCTACCGTTTTCTCAACCGGGTCTGGCGTCTGGTGCAGGATCTCCTTCCGGTCGTGAATGGGGCGGCTTCAAATCAGGGATCCGGCGAGTCCGTGCTTCTCCCTCAACTGCAACGGGCCACGCATCAGACGATAAAGAAAGTGACGGAGGATCTTGAGCGGGGTTTTCAGTTTAATACGGCCATTGCGGCTCTGATGGAATTTGTGAATGAGTTGTATAAGTTCTGGAAAGAACATCCGGGGGAGACGTTAACCCCTGCCGAACGAGCCGAGTGGCGAACAACGATGGAAACCTTGGTGATGTTGCTTGCACCCTTTGCTCCACATGTGACGGAGGAGTTGTGGGAGATGCTGGGGAAGCGGCCAGGGATGAGCCGGCAGGCCTGGCCCAAATTTGATCCCGTTCTAGTGGCCAGCGCCGAATGGACGATTCCTTTACAGGTGAATGGAAAACTCCGGAGTAAGATCGTGGTTCCAGCCGGATCGACAAAGGAGCAAATCATTACAGGGGCTCAGGCGGATCCCAAATTGGTGGAATGGTTGCAGGGCAAGGTCGCCCGCAAAATTATTTACGTGGAACAGAAGCTGGTGAATTTTGTCATTTAA
- the lptE gene encoding LPS assembly lipoprotein LptE, whose protein sequence is MRWLLSGWGVVLLCLSAGCGYQFTVEGPGPVVGDSADHVSQGPPVRLVFPVLKNNSFEPNLEFKYTRYLRQAFQSVGSAEFVDDASADFIMEGAILSVSLPSLAFTRTQTQESRVMVRVVVRVKDRKTGRVRWSQAGTSTAEFFVGAKSTSDSETGLQFNRVLQDRAVEQAGIQVAADLADQFLGARDQGVFDRNRNDAVPDPESSEDESLDISPQGDFLPPGSQMP, encoded by the coding sequence GTGAGATGGCTGCTGAGCGGATGGGGTGTCGTGCTCCTGTGTCTGAGTGCCGGATGTGGGTACCAATTCACGGTTGAGGGGCCGGGTCCGGTGGTCGGGGATAGTGCCGACCATGTTTCGCAAGGACCGCCGGTCCGTTTGGTCTTTCCTGTTCTAAAAAATAACAGCTTTGAACCAAACCTGGAATTCAAATACACCAGGTACCTTCGTCAGGCGTTTCAATCGGTCGGAAGCGCCGAATTTGTCGATGATGCCTCCGCCGATTTTATTATGGAAGGCGCGATCCTATCGGTCTCGCTTCCTTCGTTGGCCTTTACCCGCACGCAGACACAAGAAAGCCGAGTGATGGTGAGGGTGGTGGTGAGGGTGAAGGATCGGAAAACGGGAAGAGTCCGATGGTCTCAAGCCGGAACCAGTACGGCAGAGTTCTTTGTGGGGGCCAAATCAACCTCAGATTCCGAGACTGGATTGCAATTTAACCGGGTCTTGCAGGACCGGGCCGTTGAACAAGCGGGGATACAGGTGGCTGCCGACTTAGCCGATCAATTTTTGGGAGCCAGGGATCAGGGGGTTTTTGATAGGAATAGAAATGACGCTGTCCCGGATCCGGAATCCAGTGAGGACGAATCCCTCGATATCTCGCCTCAGGGAGACTTTTTGCCCCCAGGTTCCCAGATGCCTTGA
- the holA gene encoding DNA polymerase III subunit delta, which translates to MKVHELQSQINRQGLSPLYLVIGEEPYFRDQALSILRAAGQETDGSKLSDHSTTNDSSQMFHVDVVYGDETDASEILAISEETSFFSLRRLLIIKWADKLSARDGEALMPYFQAPNETTTLVITAAKLDGRTKWVQDLKKRATVVECSPVFEGQRAGWVTQRARELGLQLEDSALEILKDQIAEGLYGTAGELQKLVAFMPEGHRVSATDVETVRGKPPGISVFDWSEAVARGDQGRALDIVAKNLETGEAPLRMLGAFLWQMRKIWKTHALMQEGHDAGQAARQAGVPPFRAREFVQQVQRWNEPLLRRAWELFAQADSALKGGQASRPKLILDDLVIQLCQATKAGQGTKVLAGRTKPHKV; encoded by the coding sequence ATGAAAGTTCATGAACTTCAAAGTCAGATCAACCGGCAAGGGTTATCCCCTCTGTATTTGGTGATTGGGGAAGAGCCCTATTTTCGCGATCAGGCCTTGAGCATTCTTCGTGCGGCAGGTCAGGAAACGGATGGTTCAAAGTTATCGGACCATTCAACGACCAATGATTCCTCCCAGATGTTTCATGTCGATGTCGTCTATGGTGATGAAACCGACGCGTCGGAAATATTAGCCATTTCTGAAGAAACCTCGTTTTTTTCTCTGAGGCGACTGCTCATCATTAAATGGGCAGACAAGCTGTCTGCCCGGGATGGTGAAGCCCTCATGCCCTATTTTCAGGCTCCCAATGAAACGACCACGCTGGTCATCACTGCGGCGAAATTGGATGGGCGAACGAAGTGGGTGCAAGACCTGAAAAAACGGGCGACGGTGGTGGAATGCTCTCCGGTATTTGAGGGGCAGCGAGCAGGGTGGGTTACGCAGCGAGCCCGAGAGTTAGGCTTGCAGTTGGAGGACAGTGCTTTGGAGATATTGAAGGATCAGATTGCCGAAGGGTTGTATGGGACGGCTGGTGAATTACAGAAATTGGTGGCGTTTATGCCGGAAGGACATCGTGTCAGCGCCACGGATGTGGAAACGGTTAGGGGAAAACCGCCTGGTATTTCGGTCTTTGACTGGTCTGAAGCCGTCGCCCGAGGAGATCAGGGGCGAGCCCTGGATATCGTGGCAAAAAATTTGGAAACGGGCGAAGCACCCTTACGTATGTTAGGTGCCTTTTTGTGGCAGATGCGGAAGATTTGGAAAACTCACGCGTTGATGCAGGAAGGGCATGATGCGGGACAGGCCGCACGCCAGGCAGGAGTTCCCCCATTTCGTGCCCGTGAATTTGTCCAACAGGTGCAGCGGTGGAACGAGCCACTCCTCCGCAGGGCATGGGAACTATTCGCTCAAGCTGATTCGGCTCTCAAAGGAGGGCAGGCATCACGTCCGAAGCTTATTTTGGATGATCTGGTCATCCAACTGTGCCAGGCCACAAAAGCAGGTCAAGGCACCAAGGTCTTAGCTGGTCGCACGAAACCTCACAAGGTGTGA
- the rpsT gene encoding 30S ribosomal protein S20, translating into MANRHHSAIKAARQTLKRQERNRSILRRVRTFIKKVNGAVKENKGDEAKASLREATSELHKAVTKGTLHRNTASRWVSRLASRVNTLSTK; encoded by the coding sequence ATGGCTAATCGACATCATTCAGCAATCAAAGCAGCTCGTCAAACTCTGAAACGCCAGGAACGTAACCGGTCTATCCTGCGACGGGTAAGGACCTTTATCAAGAAGGTGAATGGGGCAGTCAAAGAGAACAAGGGCGACGAGGCCAAGGCTTCTTTGCGGGAAGCCACCTCTGAGCTGCATAAAGCGGTCACCAAAGGCACGCTTCATCGGAACACCGCCTCTCGTTGGGTTTCCCGCCTCGCCTCCCGCGTCAATACTCTCTCAACCAAATAA
- a CDS encoding glucan biosynthesis protein D, with product MLNRRQFLVVMSALGALTALPKARSGAGTSGIQFDTAKPFSFDELKQRAKAMATLPYEEPVVRHDAVLESIDYDAFQEIVFKRERGLGEDGSVNFPAQFFHLGRYFKVPVKIHALEDGRSREILYRSEYYTFGGTSLGKVFPDDLGFSGFRLQDGPGATTDWMAFLGASYFRSSGELNQYGLSARGVAIDPALPTPEEFPRFTEFWLEPGTPDSKEFVVYALLDGPSVTGAFRMVCIKNQQILMDIDANLYPRQDIKRLGIAPLTSMFWYAENNRHQIRDWRPEIHDNDGLTMWTGAGERIWRPLNNPSSVMTNSFADTNPRGFGLLQRDRAFYHYEDDGVFYDRRPSVWIEPAGEWGEGAIQLIEIPTDDEIHDNIVIYWLPKEPVKAGSEWHYTYRLHWVATEPYPSDTVARVIHTRLGNAGVPGQPRPKGGRKFVIDFEGGPLNEITKLDKVKPVISTSKGRIDNEYALQVVGTRNWRAAFDLYVEGKEPVNLRLFLKLGDRTLTETWLYQYLPFTYD from the coding sequence ATGTTGAATCGCCGACAATTTCTCGTTGTAATGAGCGCTCTCGGTGCCTTGACTGCCCTCCCCAAGGCGCGAAGTGGAGCCGGGACCTCCGGAATCCAGTTCGATACCGCCAAACCTTTCTCATTTGATGAGCTGAAGCAACGCGCCAAGGCAATGGCCACGTTGCCCTATGAGGAGCCTGTGGTCCGTCATGACGCGGTCTTGGAATCAATCGACTACGACGCCTTTCAGGAGATCGTATTCAAACGCGAGCGAGGGCTGGGCGAAGACGGCAGCGTGAATTTTCCGGCTCAGTTCTTCCATCTTGGCCGCTATTTCAAAGTGCCCGTAAAGATTCATGCTCTTGAGGATGGCCGGTCCCGAGAAATTCTTTACCGTTCCGAGTACTACACCTTTGGCGGAACCAGTCTCGGCAAGGTCTTTCCGGATGATCTTGGCTTCTCCGGCTTTCGCCTCCAGGATGGACCAGGAGCAACCACCGATTGGATGGCGTTTCTCGGTGCTTCTTATTTCCGCAGTTCCGGAGAACTCAATCAATACGGCCTCTCGGCGCGAGGCGTGGCAATCGATCCGGCCCTGCCCACCCCGGAGGAATTTCCCCGATTCACCGAATTCTGGTTGGAGCCGGGCACCCCGGACAGCAAGGAATTTGTGGTCTATGCCCTGCTCGACGGCCCGAGCGTCACCGGTGCGTTCCGCATGGTCTGCATCAAAAACCAGCAGATCCTCATGGATATCGACGCCAATCTCTACCCGCGCCAGGACATCAAACGCCTGGGGATCGCACCGCTGACCAGCATGTTCTGGTATGCCGAAAATAATCGCCATCAGATCAGGGACTGGCGGCCAGAAATCCATGATAACGACGGTCTGACAATGTGGACCGGGGCAGGCGAGCGTATCTGGCGTCCCCTCAACAACCCGTCATCGGTCATGACCAATAGCTTCGCCGATACCAACCCCAGGGGTTTTGGCTTGCTGCAGAGGGATCGCGCCTTCTACCACTATGAAGATGACGGAGTATTCTATGACCGGAGGCCAAGCGTCTGGATCGAGCCGGCAGGTGAGTGGGGCGAAGGCGCAATCCAATTGATCGAAATTCCAACCGACGACGAAATCCATGACAATATCGTCATCTATTGGCTGCCGAAAGAACCGGTTAAGGCCGGCTCCGAGTGGCATTACACCTATCGACTTCATTGGGTCGCGACCGAACCCTATCCGTCCGATACGGTCGCCCGGGTCATTCACACCCGACTGGGCAATGCCGGCGTTCCCGGTCAGCCACGCCCGAAAGGCGGCCGGAAATTCGTGATTGACTTCGAGGGTGGGCCACTCAATGAGATCACCAAGCTGGACAAAGTTAAACCGGTCATCAGCACGTCCAAGGGTCGAATCGACAACGAATACGCCCTGCAAGTGGTCGGCACCAGGAATTGGCGGGCAGCTTTCGATCTCTATGTCGAAGGCAAGGAGCCGGTCAATCTCCGCCTATTCCTGAAGCTTGGGGATCGAACCCTGACCGAAACCTGGCTCTACCAATACCTGCCCTTTACCTATGACTAG
- a CDS encoding VCBS repeat-containing protein: protein MSKHEITHVTVLAGTISALILVGMIGIFLPSQGLAYKIEIGVSGPIGGDSVAEENGRTEIQLDTGPVIGPDGEAGSAFATANLATGTLALKVTSTTPDASSQSGMGLASIHIDDRLTFKLDPNVSVANIKFSMSVDGFPSCQDLSSNCFTNAIIRLGDVSDQALGLPLPEPKVLEVRVKVVDGQELPIEAFLSARVEMNNLIDVSDPSATIRLILPKGVSFTSESGVFLGLQAPSEEPSPRAPVNSDLNGDGKADIVWRNVRTGEVAVWLMNGGLIGSSGFLGGVSSDWQIVGVGDVDNDGMSDIVWRHALNGAVAVWFLNGLTITSASFPGSASLDWVIKGVGDMDGNGSADLIWHNTQNGAVAVWLMDGTSISRFRSLPGVPLAWQIVGIGDMNADGLADIIWRHTGGVSAVWVMDESAIASVGFLGGTAPEWEKAGFGDLNGDGTTDMVWRHTRTGKVGIWLMNGGAIEVSGFLAGMPSGWRIAQVGDADGDGKADVIWHNRSTGQVAVWLMDGLTVSSTEFPGSI, encoded by the coding sequence ATGTCCAAACACGAAATAACCCACGTAACCGTTCTGGCCGGGACCATCAGTGCCCTCATCCTGGTAGGAATGATTGGCATATTTCTTCCGTCACAAGGTCTCGCTTATAAAATCGAGATTGGTGTATCAGGGCCGATTGGGGGGGATTCAGTTGCCGAGGAAAATGGACGTACTGAAATCCAATTAGACACGGGTCCGGTGATCGGACCGGATGGTGAAGCCGGCTCTGCTTTTGCCACAGCCAATTTAGCGACTGGAACCCTCGCACTTAAAGTGACCTCGACGACTCCCGATGCCAGCTCGCAATCGGGAATGGGACTGGCCTCCATTCATATTGATGATCGTTTAACATTTAAGCTGGATCCCAACGTCTCGGTTGCGAATATTAAGTTTTCCATGAGCGTCGATGGGTTTCCCTCTTGTCAGGATTTGTCGTCCAATTGCTTTACCAATGCAATCATTCGTCTGGGAGATGTGAGTGATCAGGCCCTCGGCCTTCCTTTACCGGAGCCAAAGGTATTGGAGGTGAGGGTCAAAGTTGTTGATGGGCAGGAGCTCCCCATTGAGGCATTTTTGTCGGCCAGGGTGGAGATGAATAATCTCATTGATGTCAGCGATCCAAGTGCAACGATCAGATTGATTCTGCCAAAGGGAGTCAGCTTTACCTCTGAATCTGGGGTGTTTCTCGGTCTTCAGGCTCCTTCGGAGGAACCCTCTCCCCGTGCCCCTGTGAATTCCGATCTCAATGGAGATGGCAAGGCGGATATCGTCTGGCGCAATGTGAGAACAGGTGAGGTGGCGGTGTGGTTGATGAATGGCGGTCTGATTGGTTCGTCGGGATTCCTGGGTGGGGTTTCATCGGATTGGCAGATCGTTGGAGTGGGTGATGTGGATAATGACGGCATGTCTGATATTGTCTGGCGCCATGCTCTCAATGGTGCGGTGGCTGTCTGGTTTTTGAACGGGTTGACGATCACGTCCGCCAGTTTCCCTGGGAGCGCGTCCTTGGATTGGGTGATTAAGGGAGTGGGCGATATGGACGGCAATGGCAGTGCCGATCTCATCTGGCACAATACGCAAAACGGAGCGGTTGCGGTCTGGCTCATGGATGGAACCTCAATTAGCCGATTCCGTTCCCTGCCCGGCGTGCCATTAGCGTGGCAGATCGTCGGGATAGGTGATATGAATGCGGATGGTCTTGCGGACATCATTTGGCGCCATACCGGCGGGGTATCCGCCGTGTGGGTGATGGATGAGTCGGCGATTGCCTCAGTGGGCTTCCTCGGAGGGACCGCACCGGAATGGGAGAAAGCGGGTTTTGGTGATTTGAACGGCGATGGGACGACCGATATGGTCTGGCGTCATACCCGTACCGGGAAGGTGGGGATCTGGTTGATGAACGGCGGGGCGATTGAAGTTTCGGGCTTCTTGGCAGGTATGCCTTCGGGGTGGCGGATTGCGCAGGTGGGTGACGCAGACGGCGATGGGAAGGCCGATGTGATCTGGCATAATCGCAGTACAGGACAAGTGGCTGTCTGGCTCATGGATGGACTGACCGTGTCCTCGACAGAGTTCCCCGGCAGCATTTAG